GAAGGAGACCTCGTCGGCCAGAGGCTCGACCGCCGACCGGATCTCGTCGATGAAGCCCCGGATGCCCTCCACCTCGTTGTAGGCGGGCATGACGATGGCGAGGTGGCGGAGAGTCACGGAGTCCTTGCGGTGGCGGGCTGCAGAGGTGTCAGCCAGTAGCCTAGTTGAGCCATGAATCCTCCCTCCCGACTGCGTCGCCTCGCCGGCGTGGGCAGCCGCTTCCTCGTGGTCGGGGCGCTGAGCACCCTGATCGAGGTCGGCGTCTTCAACCTCCTCGTCTACGCCTGGGGGTGGGACGTCGTCGCAGCGAAGATCGTGGCCTCGCTCGTCGCCCTCATCAACGCGTACATCGGCAACCGCGAATGGACCTTCCGCCACCGCGATCGCCGGGGACGGGCCGCGGAGGTCGCCCTGTTCCTCGCGACCAACGCCGTGTGCACCGCGCTCGGGGCCGCGCTCGTGTGGGTCGGCGTCGAAGCGGTCGGCGGCATCCTCGGCCGCACGCCCGGAGCCGTGGCGGTCAACCTCGTGAACCTCGTCAGCATCGTCATCGTCGTGCTGCTGCGCTTCGTGCTCTACCACTCGATCGTCTTCCGGGTCGCGTCGCCGAAGGCCTGAGCGGCCGACGGGGTCGGCGTCAGGCACGGGCGGTGGTGCGCTTCTTCGGGGCGCTCTTCCTGCCCCACCCGCGTCCGAACTTCGCGGTGACCCTGGTGGAGGGGCTGCCGTCGAGTTCGTGGGTCGAGCCGTAGGTGTGCGCCCCGTAGCCGTAGCTGTCCGGTCCCTTCGTCGGCAGCATGGTGACCACGACGCCCAGCATCTGCACGCCGGCGTTCTCGAGAGCGCGGACGGCGCCCGAGAGCTCCTGCTTCTTGGTCTTCCCCGAGGCGGCGGCGAGGATGACACCGCGCGTCTTGGTCCCGAGGACCGCCGCGTCGGTCACCAGGAGCAGCGGCGGGGCGTCGATCAGGACATAGTCGAAGTACTCGCCCAGCGCCTGGAGCACGTCGTCCATCGCCGACGAACCGAGCAGCTCACTGGGGTTCGGCGGAACCTGTCCGCTGGGGAGGACGTAGAGGTCGTTGCGACCCCACTTCTGGAGGGCGTCCGCCACGTCCATCCGGCCGATCAGCACATCGGTGAGACCGGCGCCACCCTCGAGGCCCATGTAGTCGGCGACGCGGGGAAGGCGGAGGTCGCCGTCGAGGAGGGCGACGCGCGCGCCGGTCTCCGCGAGGGCGATCGCCAGGTTCGCGGTCGTAGTCGACTTGCCCTCGCCGGGGCCCGCGCTGGAGACGACGAAGATGCGCGGTCCGCTGTCGAGGTTCAGGAACTGCAGGTTCGTCCGCAGGCTCCGGAAGGACTCCGCGCGGGGGCTTCGCGGATCGGCGTGCACGATCAACGGACGCTTCGGTGCCTCCGGGTCGAAGGCGATGCCGCCGAGCACCGGGCGGTCGGTGAGCGCCTCGATGTCATGCAGGGTGTGGATGCGGTTGTCCAGCACGGTGCGCAGCATGCAGCGACACCGCGGCCGCCACGATCTGGAACGTCCGGTCGGGCGTGATCCCCGGGAGCTCCTGGCGCGCCGAGGCGGGAAGGCGCGCGAGCCGCGGGATCCACGACCCGAGCGCCTCGCGGGGGAGCAGCATCCGCTCGATACCCGACCAGCCGGGGACGGGATAGCCGACCAACCGTGCGAGCGAACGGATCGCCTTGGAGGACCCCACGACGTGGTCCGGACGGGGGAGGGCATGGAACCGGGGGACGACCACGTCGAGAGTCGCTGCGGCGTGTGCCCGCAGCCGCTCCACATCGTCCTCACCCGGCGGATCCTGCGGGAGGAACTGCACCGTCATGCGCCCGGCTCCGAGCGGCACGGAGGCGGCGACGTCCGGCACCTCCTCGGCGCCCGCGGCGATCTCCAGGGAGCCGCCGCCGATGTCGAGGAGCAGCAGCTGGCCGGCGGACCACCCGAACCAGCGCCGCACCGCGAGGAAGGTGAGCGCGGCCTCGGTCTCCCCGTCGAGCACCTGGAGCGGCTGACCCAGGACGGCCTCGATGCGCGCGATCACCTCGGCTCCGTTGCGGGCATCGCGCACGGCGCTCGTGGCCGTGGCGAGGAGCGCGTCCACGCGTTCCGCCTCCGCCACCCGGCGGGCCTGCGCGACAGCGGTCTCCAGGGCCTGCACGCCGTCCTCCGCGATCGCCCCGTCCGGTGTGAGGTACCGCATGAGGCGCAGCACGGTCCGGTCGCTCGTGGTCGCGAGCGGTCGTCCGCCCGGGCGCACGTCGGCGGCGAGCATGTGGACGGTGTTGGATCCGATGTCGAGGACTCCCAGGCGCACGGGATGAGGATACTCGCGCGCGGTTACGATGGACGACGTGACCACCGCCGACCCCACGCTGCCGCTGTCGCCGTACCGGGAGATCGGGCGCGCGGAGTGGGCGCGTCTCGCCGCCGGACTCGACCAGCCCCTGACCGAGACCGAGGTCGTGGAGCTGCGGGGGATCGGCGATCGTCTCGACCTCACCGAGGTCCGTGAGGTGTACCTCCCGTTGAGCCGGCTGCTGAGCCTGTACGCGAGCGCGACGAAGCAGCTCGGTGCGGCCACCTCGTCGTTCCTCCAGGAGGACGACACGACCACGCCCTTCGTCGTCGGTGTCGCCGGCTCCGTGGCCGTGGGCAAGTCGACCATCGCCCGGCTCCTCCGCGAGCTGATGAGCCGGTGGCCGGGGACGCCGCGCGTGGAGCTGGTGACGACGGACGGCTTCCTCTACCCGAACGCCGAGCTGGAGCGCCGGGGCCTCATGGACCGCAAGGGCTTCCCGGAGTCGTACGACCGCCGGGCGCTGATCGAGTTCCTCACGGAGGTCAAGAGCGGAGCGCCCGAGGTGCGGGCGCCGTTCTACTCCCACATGCGCTACGACATCGTGCCGGACGCGCACGTCGTGGTGCGCCGCCCCGACGTCGTGATCGTCGAGGGGCTCAACGTCCTGCAGCCTCCGCCCGCGCCGAACGACGTCGCCGTCAGCGACCTCTTCGACTTCTCGATCTTCGTGGACGCCGACACCGCGCACATCGAGAAGTGGTACGTCGACCGGTTCCTCGCGCTGCGGCAGGGGGCCTTCAGCAACCCGTCGTCCTACTTCAACGTGTTCGCGCACCTCACCGACGAGGAGGCGATCACCACCGCACTGGGATATTGGAACGAGATCAACATGCCGAACCTCGTCGAGAACGTCATGCCCACGCGGCACCGCGCGCGGCTGGTTCTGCGCAAGGGCGCGGATCACGACGTGGAGAGCGTGCTGCTGCGCAAGCTCTGAGGCGCCCTGGCGGACGTCCTATTGTTCGGACGACTCGCAAAAATTCCCGCTTACCCTTATCCCCATGTGTGGAATCGTCGGATACGTGGGCCCGCGGCCCAGCCAGGACATCCTTCTCGCCGGCCTCGCCCGGCTCGAGTACCGCGGCTATGACTCCGCGGGCATCGCCGTGATCGACGGCGAGGGAACGCTGGGCATGCGCAAGAAGGCGGGCAAGCTCGCCATGCTTCGCGACTCGCTCGGCGATGCACCCCTCGCCGACGGCACGACCGGCATCGGTCACACCCGGTGGGCCACGCACGGCGGCCCGACCGACGTCAACGCGCACCCGCACCTCGCCGACGACGACAAGCTCGCGGTGATCCACAACGGCATCATCGAGAACTTCGCCGCGCTGCGCGACGAACTCCTCGCCGACGGCGTCGCCTTCCGCAGCGAGACCGACACCGAGGTGGCCGCAGCTCTGCTCGGCCGCGAGTATGCCGGCAACGGGGGCGACCTGGCGCTCGCGTTCCGCGCCGTCGTCAACCGCCTCGAGGGCGCCTTCACGCTCCTCGCGATGCACCAGGACCACCCGGGTCTCGTCGTCGGCGCTCGCCGCAACTCGCCGCTCGTGATCGGCCTGGGCGAGGGGGAGAACTTCCTCGGCTCCGACGTCGCCGCCTTCGTGGAGCACACCCGCAAGGCCCTCGCGATCGGTCAGGACCAGATCGTCTCGATCACCCCCGACGCGGTGACCGTGACCGACTTCGCCGGCACGCCCGTCGCCGCCGAGCCGTTCGACGTCTCGTGGGACGCCGCCGCCGCCGAGAAGGGCGGATGGTCGAGCTTCATGGCCAAGGAGGTCGCGGAGCAGCCGGAAGCCGTCGCGAACACGATCCGCGGCCGCATCCGCGACGGTCAGGTCGTCATCCCGGAGCTGGACGGTCTCGACGACCTGTTCGTCGGCATCAACCGCGTCATCATCACCGCGTGCGGCACCGCGTCCTACGCGGCCCTCGTCGGCAAGTACGCGATCGAGCAGTGGGCGCGCGTGGCGGTCGACGTCGAGCTCGCCCACGAGTTCCGGTACCGCGACCCCGTCATCGGCGCGGACACCCTCGTCGTCTCGATCAGCCAGTCCGGCGAGACCATGGACACCCTGATGGCCGTGAAGTACGCCCGGGAGCGCGGTGCCCGCACGCTGTCCGTCTGCAACACGCAGGGGGCGACGATCCCGCGCGAGTCCGACGCCGTCGTCTACACGCACGCCGGCCCGGAGGTCGCCGTCGCCTCGACCAAGGCGTTCTCCGCCCAGATCACGGCGCTGCTCCTGCTCGGCCTGCACATGGGACGAGTCCGCGGCGTCGTGGCCGACGCCTCGACCGATGTCGAGGAGCTCGCCGCGCTGCCGGAGAAGGTCGCGAAGGTGCTGGAGAGCGAGCACGAGCACGTGACCCAGCTCGCGGGCTGGATGGCCGACACCCGTTCGGTGCTCTTCCTCGGTCGCCACGTGGGCTACCCGATCGCGCTCGAGGGGGCGCTCAAGCTCAAGGAGATCTCCTACATCCATGCGGAGGGCTTCGCCGCCGGCGAGCTCAAGCACGGTCCGATCGCGCTGATCGAGCCGGGCCAGCCCGTGTTCGTGCTCGTGCCGTCGCCGCGGCACTCGGCACTCGTGCACTCCAAGGTCGTCTCCAACATCCAGGAGATTCGCGCCCGCGGTGCCCGCGTGATCGTGGTGGCGGAGGAGGGCGACGCCGCCGTGCTGCCCTTCGCCGACGAGGTCATCCACATCCCGCTCGCCGGCCCCATGTTCGAGCCGCTGCTGGCCGTCGTCCCGCTGCAGATCTTCGCGATGGCGCTGGCGACCGCGAAGGGCCTCGACGTGGACCAGCCGCGCAACCTCGCGAAGTCCGTCACGGTGGAGTGACCGCCGACCCACCCTGTTCTGTTCGCCCCACCCCTCTGCGTGCGCACGCAGAGGGGTGGGGCGTTCGTAACGGGGTGGGTGGGGAAGCCCGAGTAGGCTGAACGCGTGATCATCGGCACCGGCATCGACCTCGTGGACATCCCGCGGTTCGAGCGCACGATGACCAGGACCCCGCGGCTGCGGGAGCGGCTGTTCGCCCCGTCCGAACGGGAGCTCCGCCTGCCGTCCTTGGCCGCGCGGTACGCCGCGAAGGAAGCGCTGATCAAGGCCCTCGGCGGCTCCGACGGCGTGCACTGGACCGAGATCGAGATCGCCTCCGAGCCCTCAGGGCGGCCGCATTTCGTCCTGTCCGGATCCACCGCTGCGGTGGTCGAGGAGCGCGGCATCCTCACGCTGCACCTCACCCTCACCCACGACGCCGGTCTGGCTGCCGCGTTCGTCGTCGCCGAAGGAGCCCCGCTGTGACCGTCCCGTTCCGCGAGGCGACGATCGACCTGGATGCGATCGCCGACAACGTGCGGCACTTCCGTCGCCTGACCGGCGTGGAGGTGCTCGTCGTTGTGAAGGCGAACGCGTACGGCCACGGTGCCGCCGCGGCCGCCGTGGCGGCTCTCTCCGCCGGCGCCACCCGCCTCGGCGTGGCCGAGATCCCGGAGGCACTGGAGCTGCGGCGTCAGGGCGTGCACGCCCCGATCGTGGCCTGGCTGCACGCTCCGGGGGAGCGCTTCGTCCAGGCGGCCGCCGAGGGGATCGAGCTCGGCATCTCGTCATACGACCAGCTGCAGGCGGCGGCCGCCGCCGCATCCGGAGACGGCCCGGTCGCCGTGCACCTGAAGCTCGAGACCGGGTTGTCGCGCAACGGCATCGCCCCCGACGACTGGGGGACGGTGCTCGCGGAGGCCGCTCGCCTGGAGCGCATCGGACGGGTCAGGGTCGTGGGACTCTTCAGCCACCTCTCCAACGCCTCGCCCGCCGACGACCGTGCCGCGCTCGCCCGATTCGAGGAAGGGGTGGCGCAGGCCGCCGCTCTCGGCGTGCGACCCGAGATCCGCCACATCGCCGCCACGGCCGCCGCCATCGACCTTCCCGAGACGCGACTGGACGCCGTCCGCATCGGCATCGGCACCTACGGCCTCTCGCCCTTCGACGACCGCTCCTCGGCGGAACTGGGCCTGCGTCCGGCCATGACCCTTCGTGGGGCGGTCGCCGCCGTGCGGCGCGTTCCCGCCGGCACCGGGGTCTCCTACGACTACGTGCACCGCACGGACCGGGAGACCACCCTGGCGCTCGTGCCGCTGGGGTATGCCGACGGCGTCCCCCGCAGCGCCTCGGGGCGACTGCCCGTGTCCATCGGAGGGCGGCGCTACACGAACGTGGGACGGATCGCGATGGATCAGTTCGTCGTGGACGTCGGCGACGCCCCGGTCGCGGTCGGCGACGAGGTCACTCTCTTCGGGGACCCGACCCTCGGCGTGCCCTCGGCCGCGGACTGGGCGGAGGCCGCCGGCACCATCGGCTACGAGATCGTCACCCGCATCGGTCACCGGGTGCCGCGGAGGACGACGTGAGCCTGGACCCGGCGTTCCTCGGACGCCGGCAGATCGCCACCTCCGACGAGATGGAGCAGCTCGGGCTGCGCATCGGCGAGCAGCTCGAACCGGGCGACCTGCTCATCCTCACCGGACCCCTGGGGGCGGGCAAGACCACGTTCACCCGGGGTCTGGCCGAGGGACTCGGTGTGCGGGGACCCGTGCAGAGCCCGACCTTCGTGATCGCCCGCACCCACCCGTCCCTGGTCGGCCGAGCGCCGCTCGTGCATGTGGACGCGTACCGCCTCGGCTCCGCCGCCGAACTCGACGACCTCGACCTCGATCTGGAGCGGTCGGTCGTGGTCGTGGAGTGGGGCCGCGGCATGGCGGAGGAGCTCGCCGACGCCTGGTGGGACGTCGAGATCGAACGCCCCGTCGGAGCCGGCGACGACGAGGACGACCTCGACCCCTCGGAGCTGGACGCCGACGCGCCGCGCTTCGTCACGATCGCCCGCGAGGAGCGCGCGTGACGGGGGAGACGCCGCTGGTCGCGGTCATCATCGAAGACGACCCCGGTGTGCGGTCGCTCCTGGACGAGGTGTTCCTCGCCGCGGGCTTCCGCACCGTGCTGGCGGGTTCCGGTCCGGACGGTCTCGCGGCAGTGGCGGCGCACCACCCGATCATCACCACCCTCGACATCAACCTCCCCGGCATCGACGGGTTCGAGGTCGCGCGACGCATCCGACGGGTCAGCGACACCTTCATCATCATGCTGTCCGCCCTCGCCGAGGAGTCGGACGTGGTGCTGGGCCTCACCTCCGGTGCCGACGAGTACCTCGTCAAGCCCTTCCGGCCGCGCGAGCTGCGGGCGCGGATCGAGGCGCTCCTCCGCCGTACCCGCCTGTCCGCGGCGGACAAGGGGACGCCCGCGGCCGCGAGCGCCCCGCCGCCCCGGGTCACCGTCTCGACGGCCTCCGCGGCGTCGAGCGCGTCCCTGCCGGTCATCGCCGCCGCCGACGCCACCGTCGCCACGTGGCGAGGGCTCGTGCACCGCGACCTCAGCCTCGACCTCGACACGCGTCTCGTGCTCGTCTCCCAGCGCCCCGTCGAACTCACCCCCACCGAGTTCGATCTGCTCGCCGCGCTCCTCGAGGCCGGCCGCAGAGTCTGCAGCAAGGCCGACCTCGCACGCGGGCTGCGCGGCCTCTCCGGAGACGCCTTCGACCGGGTGAGCGAGCCGGACAAGCGGGCCATCGAGACGCACATGGCCAATCTGCGCCGGAAGCTCGGTGACAACCCGAACGCCCCGCGCTACATCGAGACGGTGCGCGGCGTCGGCTACCGTCTGACCTCCGACGACCGGCCCGTCTGAGGAGAGGGGTCGAGGCCGCGGCTCCCCCACCGCGGCCCCGGATGCCTGCGAATCCCCACTCGCGCGGCCCCAGCTTCTGCGAAATCCCCAGTCGCAGCGTCGGCTCCCACTCAGAATCGTAGGACGGGAAGGCCACCTGAAGAGCGCGAAGTGACGATCTTTGAGTAATCTTGCGTGAATGCTGAGGATCGACCGGGAGGCGGGCCTTGATGATCCGCACGGTCTCGATCTGGCGGTGGCAGCTGGTGTTCACCGCGAGCATCGTCGCCATCGTGGTGATGGTCGCGGGCTTCAAGCCGCAGACCCTCGCGATCCCGCTGTTCATCGGGGGGATCGGCCTCATCGTGGTCACCACCCTGGTGGCGCTCATGGTGCCCTGGCGGCGCCTGCCGCGCACGGCGGTGACCGTCCTCCCGCTGCTGGACGTGCTCGGGGTGGGACTGACGACGAACGTGCCGGATCTCCGGCTCGGTTTCCTCTGGGTGTTCCCGGTGGTCTGGTTGGCGACCTACTTCTCGATGCCCTGGGTGTTCGTCGGCATCGTCCTCAGCGGCGGCTGCCTCGTGTTCTTCGCGGACCGCTCCGGGCCGCCGGAGGACGTACTGCTCCGGGTGCTCACCGTCGTCATCACCCTGAGCTTCCTCGGCGTGACCGTCCGTATCGGCGCCCAGCGCTCCGGTGCGGCGCGGCGGCTCCTGCAGCGCCGTTCCGAACAGGTGAACAGGGCGGCGGAGCGGGCCGAGACGAACCAGGAGCGCGTCACGCAGGTCATCGACGCGCTGGGCGTCGCGCTGGTGGTGGTCACCTCCGCGGGCCGCGTCCTGCAGATGAACGACGCCTACCGCGCCCTGTACGGCCGCGACCGCTTCGGCACAGCGCTCCCGTCGGCCTCCGTCGAGTACGACGCGCGGCGCGGAACGGCTCTGACGCCGGAGCGCACCACGCTGGCACGAGCCGCCGCGGGGGAGCAGATGCGGGAGGAGCGGGTGTGGCTGTACGACGGTGCAGGGCAGTGGCATGCCCTGGCCGTGACCACCCAGCCCATCGCAAGTGCCCGGGAGGGGGAGAGCATCACCCTCGTCGTCATCGATGACGTCACCGCCCTCCTCGAGGCCGCCGAGGAGCGTCGGGCGCTGACCGCCGTGATCTCCCACGAACTGCGCAACCCGCTCACGGCGATCATCGGCCATGTCGAGCTCCTGCGGGAGCGCGACGACCTCCCCGGCCGGGTGCCGGCGCAGATCGAGGTCATCGCGGACGCCGGGGAGCGGCTGCAGGATCTCGTCACGAGCATGCAGGCTCAGACGGGGCGGATCTCGCACGACCCCTTCGAGCCGGTGGACCTGCGCGTGGTCGTGGAGGAGTCCGCCGCATCGTTCGCGCCCCTGATGGGCGCCGCCCGCCAGGAACTCGTGCTCGATGGGGCGGAGCGGGTGGTGATCACGGGAGACGCGTTCCGGTTGCGTCAGGTGGTGGACAACCTCCTGGGCAACGCCGCCAAGTACACGGAGGGAGGCGGTCGCATCACGGTACGGCTGGTGGAGTCCGACGGCCATGCGGAGGTCACGGTGGCGGACACGGGGATCGGCATCTCCGAGGACGAGCTGCCGCGGCTGTTCGAGCCGTACTTCCGCGCCGACAGTGCCGTGCGCGGCGGCATCCCCGGTACCGGGCTCGGCATGGGCATCGCGCGGGACATCGTGGTCGCGCACGGCGGCGTCATCCTCGTGTCGAGCGAGGTGGACGTCGGCACCACCGTCACCGTCCGTTTCCCCCGACGAACGAAAGAGGACCCCGTATGACACCGCTCGTGCCCGTGAGCGTCGATGTCACCACGAGCATGGTGGCGGTGGTGACCGTGCTCACCGCGGTCGTCGTCGGTCTCGCGACTCTCGCCCGACCGAGCAGGGCGACCATCGTCTGGGGGGTCGCCTTCGGTATCGGGATGCTCGGCGCCTACCTGTGGCTGGCCGGGCACCACACCGGCAGCCCCGTGCTGCGGGCGGCCGCGTCCGCCATCGTCGTCTGCTTCGTGCCGCTGGTGTGGATCGGCGTGCGGATGCATTTCGAGCGCACGGCACCCTGGCTTCCGGTCATCGTCGCGCTCGTCGGGGTGCCCGCAGCCCTGATCCTGACGGCGGGCACGCGCTGGTATCTGCCGGTGTTCCACGTCGTCTTCCTGGCGATGGCGGTCTTCGCCGGGCTGCTCGCCTGGGAGCTGACGCGCGGGCAGGCGGCGACGCGGGACATCGTCCTGCCGCTCGCGCTCGCCGCGTGCGGCTTCGTGGTGGTCGCCGTCGTCAGCGCGGGATCCGCCCTCGTCTCCGGC
This genomic stretch from Microbacterium sp. Nx66 harbors:
- a CDS encoding GtrA family protein, producing the protein MNPPSRLRRLAGVGSRFLVVGALSTLIEVGVFNLLVYAWGWDVVAAKIVASLVALINAYIGNREWTFRHRDRRGRAAEVALFLATNAVCTALGAALVWVGVEAVGGILGRTPGAVAVNLVNLVSIVIVVLLRFVLYHSIVFRVASPKA
- a CDS encoding CpsD/CapB family tyrosine-protein kinase, translating into MLRTVLDNRIHTLHDIEALTDRPVLGGIAFDPEAPKRPLIVHADPRSPRAESFRSLRTNLQFLNLDSGPRIFVVSSAGPGEGKSTTTANLAIALAETGARVALLDGDLRLPRVADYMGLEGGAGLTDVLIGRMDVADALQKWGRNDLYVLPSGQVPPNPSELLGSSAMDDVLQALGEYFDYVLIDAPPLLLVTDAAVLGTKTRGVILAAASGKTKKQELSGAVRALENAGVQMLGVVVTMLPTKGPDSYGYGAHTYGSTHELDGSPSTRVTAKFGRGWGRKSAPKKRTTARA
- a CDS encoding Ppx/GppA phosphatase family protein, encoding MRLGVLDIGSNTVHMLAADVRPGGRPLATTSDRTVLRLMRYLTPDGAIAEDGVQALETAVAQARRVAEAERVDALLATATSAVRDARNGAEVIARIEAVLGQPLQVLDGETEAALTFLAVRRWFGWSAGQLLLLDIGGGSLEIAAGAEEVPDVAASVPLGAGRMTVQFLPQDPPGEDDVERLRAHAAATLDVVVPRFHALPRPDHVVGSSKAIRSLARLVGYPVPGWSGIERMLLPREALGSWIPRLARLPASARQELPGITPDRTFQIVAAAVSLHAAHRAGQPHPHPA
- the coaA gene encoding type I pantothenate kinase; translation: MDDVTTADPTLPLSPYREIGRAEWARLAAGLDQPLTETEVVELRGIGDRLDLTEVREVYLPLSRLLSLYASATKQLGAATSSFLQEDDTTTPFVVGVAGSVAVGKSTIARLLRELMSRWPGTPRVELVTTDGFLYPNAELERRGLMDRKGFPESYDRRALIEFLTEVKSGAPEVRAPFYSHMRYDIVPDAHVVVRRPDVVIVEGLNVLQPPPAPNDVAVSDLFDFSIFVDADTAHIEKWYVDRFLALRQGAFSNPSSYFNVFAHLTDEEAITTALGYWNEINMPNLVENVMPTRHRARLVLRKGADHDVESVLLRKL
- the glmS gene encoding glutamine--fructose-6-phosphate transaminase (isomerizing); translated protein: MCGIVGYVGPRPSQDILLAGLARLEYRGYDSAGIAVIDGEGTLGMRKKAGKLAMLRDSLGDAPLADGTTGIGHTRWATHGGPTDVNAHPHLADDDKLAVIHNGIIENFAALRDELLADGVAFRSETDTEVAAALLGREYAGNGGDLALAFRAVVNRLEGAFTLLAMHQDHPGLVVGARRNSPLVIGLGEGENFLGSDVAAFVEHTRKALAIGQDQIVSITPDAVTVTDFAGTPVAAEPFDVSWDAAAAEKGGWSSFMAKEVAEQPEAVANTIRGRIRDGQVVIPELDGLDDLFVGINRVIITACGTASYAALVGKYAIEQWARVAVDVELAHEFRYRDPVIGADTLVVSISQSGETMDTLMAVKYARERGARTLSVCNTQGATIPRESDAVVYTHAGPEVAVASTKAFSAQITALLLLGLHMGRVRGVVADASTDVEELAALPEKVAKVLESEHEHVTQLAGWMADTRSVLFLGRHVGYPIALEGALKLKEISYIHAEGFAAGELKHGPIALIEPGQPVFVLVPSPRHSALVHSKVVSNIQEIRARGARVIVVAEEGDAAVLPFADEVIHIPLAGPMFEPLLAVVPLQIFAMALATAKGLDVDQPRNLAKSVTVE
- a CDS encoding holo-ACP synthase, producing the protein MIIGTGIDLVDIPRFERTMTRTPRLRERLFAPSERELRLPSLAARYAAKEALIKALGGSDGVHWTEIEIASEPSGRPHFVLSGSTAAVVEERGILTLHLTLTHDAGLAAAFVVAEGAPL
- the alr gene encoding alanine racemase, yielding MTVPFREATIDLDAIADNVRHFRRLTGVEVLVVVKANAYGHGAAAAAVAALSAGATRLGVAEIPEALELRRQGVHAPIVAWLHAPGERFVQAAAEGIELGISSYDQLQAAAAAASGDGPVAVHLKLETGLSRNGIAPDDWGTVLAEAARLERIGRVRVVGLFSHLSNASPADDRAALARFEEGVAQAAALGVRPEIRHIAATAAAIDLPETRLDAVRIGIGTYGLSPFDDRSSAELGLRPAMTLRGAVAAVRRVPAGTGVSYDYVHRTDRETTLALVPLGYADGVPRSASGRLPVSIGGRRYTNVGRIAMDQFVVDVGDAPVAVGDEVTLFGDPTLGVPSAADWAEAAGTIGYEIVTRIGHRVPRRTT
- the tsaE gene encoding tRNA (adenosine(37)-N6)-threonylcarbamoyltransferase complex ATPase subunit type 1 TsaE, which codes for MSLDPAFLGRRQIATSDEMEQLGLRIGEQLEPGDLLILTGPLGAGKTTFTRGLAEGLGVRGPVQSPTFVIARTHPSLVGRAPLVHVDAYRLGSAAELDDLDLDLERSVVVVEWGRGMAEELADAWWDVEIERPVGAGDDEDDLDPSELDADAPRFVTIAREERA
- a CDS encoding response regulator transcription factor, producing MTGETPLVAVIIEDDPGVRSLLDEVFLAAGFRTVLAGSGPDGLAAVAAHHPIITTLDINLPGIDGFEVARRIRRVSDTFIIMLSALAEESDVVLGLTSGADEYLVKPFRPRELRARIEALLRRTRLSAADKGTPAAASAPPPRVTVSTASAASSASLPVIAAADATVATWRGLVHRDLSLDLDTRLVLVSQRPVELTPTEFDLLAALLEAGRRVCSKADLARGLRGLSGDAFDRVSEPDKRAIETHMANLRRKLGDNPNAPRYIETVRGVGYRLTSDDRPV
- a CDS encoding sensor histidine kinase — translated: MIRTVSIWRWQLVFTASIVAIVVMVAGFKPQTLAIPLFIGGIGLIVVTTLVALMVPWRRLPRTAVTVLPLLDVLGVGLTTNVPDLRLGFLWVFPVVWLATYFSMPWVFVGIVLSGGCLVFFADRSGPPEDVLLRVLTVVITLSFLGVTVRIGAQRSGAARRLLQRRSEQVNRAAERAETNQERVTQVIDALGVALVVVTSAGRVLQMNDAYRALYGRDRFGTALPSASVEYDARRGTALTPERTTLARAAAGEQMREERVWLYDGAGQWHALAVTTQPIASAREGESITLVVIDDVTALLEAAEERRALTAVISHELRNPLTAIIGHVELLRERDDLPGRVPAQIEVIADAGERLQDLVTSMQAQTGRISHDPFEPVDLRVVVEESAASFAPLMGAARQELVLDGAERVVITGDAFRLRQVVDNLLGNAAKYTEGGGRITVRLVESDGHAEVTVADTGIGISEDELPRLFEPYFRADSAVRGGIPGTGLGMGIARDIVVAHGGVILVSSEVDVGTTVTVRFPRRTKEDPV